AATGTGAGCTTTGACTGACTCAGTGTTCCTCCCTCAGCTCACCGTGCTGGAACAAGACGATGGACTCAGATACGAGCCGCGTTTCGAGCAGACCTTCCTCTCCGGAGGTGGACGACCTGTTCCTCGCCACCCTGAAGAAGTCAGTGCACGGGTTCTCCGGGGCCGTGTCCTCCACGCAGAGCGAACACCTGTCTGCGCTGGCCGGCCTGCACGGCCTGTCcgaggacgacgacgacgactcGCTGTCCCTGCGTCTGTCCAAGAAGGACCGCAAGCTGCTGTCCGAGAACGAGCTGCAGACCATCCGGCTGAAGATCAACAGccgggagaggaagaggatgcaCGACCTGAACGTGGCCATGGACGGGCTGCGGGAGGTCATGCCCTACGCGCACGGGCCCTCGGTGCGCAAACTCTCCAAGATAGCGACTCTGCTGCTGGCCAGGAACTACATCCTGATGCTGAGCAACTCTCTGGAGGAGATGAAGCGGCTGGTGAGCGAGATCTACGGCAGCGGAGGCCATCACGGCGGCTTCCACCCTGCGGCCTGCGGGGCGCTGCCCGGACACCCGGTGGGTCACCCGGTGGGTCACCCGGTGGGTCACCCGGTGGTCACCCCCGGTGGTCCCCCACGGGGCCGTGCACCACCCGCTGCTCCCCCCGGCCGTCTCCTCCGCCTCCCTGTCCATGCCCGGCCTGTCCTCCGTCAGCTCCGTCAGACCCCACCACGGACTCCTCAAAGCAGCCGCAGCCGGCGCCGGGCCGCTGGGCAGCAGCTTCCAGCACTGGGGGGTGGGCAGCGGGATGCCGTGTCCGTGCagcatgtgccaaggcccgccTCCACACGCTGCCCTGCCCAGGCTGGCCGGAGACTCCAAGTGATCCAGACCCACTCAGGTGATCCACACCTGCTCAGGTGGAGACAAACTGTCCGGGTTGTTTCTGACATTCTCCCCAAGTTACTTTAATTTATCTCTGTGGCTGAACCCGGCACCTCACCGGAGCCAGTACGGAACCTGTCCGTGTTTATTCCTCACTGGGACTTTGGGGTTTTGCAACTAACTTAGCGTGTTATGGTCATTAACCTCAGTAACAGGTCGTTTCTCCACAGAGCTTCTACTGGACCTCGTTCGgcccggtgtgtgtgtgtgtgtgtgtgtgtctctgcagttATTTAAAGatcaaattgattattttattccCCTGTGGGCCTGCAGAGGGTCATACATCAACCACACTATAGAATGTAAATATGTAGATGGATTATTCATATATTACAGTCTTGTTACTGTGCGGGAACACATGTTGCACCTGCTttattctctcttctctttattctctcttctctttattaTCTCCTCCTGTTATTCTCTGTCCCGTCGTGAACAATGaacacttgtttatttttttataaaaaaagaaagaaaaaaagaaaatgatatttatttacttattccGGATGAATCTCTGGTCGTGTGGgggtttgaaatgtaaataaagacgattaattgaaaagtgaaaaagctgtttttctctttgtttctttgttttaaaaataaataaaaactcatTGTGAGGTTTACACCATAGAGGGAGGAACATGTCTAAACGATGCATCCAACAGGCCAACAGTCAATGAAACACTGAACATGAACAGGATTTACACTTTCAACCcataacatttaatttactttaggatttataaaagacaaacaaatatacttttttaaCTGAAATTTACTTATATCATAATGACTATCATTTTGAAGTACTTAATTctctattattatattatttttttcaattattcaaTAATCTATTGATTATTATCTACTAGAATAAAAAGGAAGAAGCCTTTACCCGTTGAGTAATGACATGTAGAGAGGACCATCTTCTTTCCGTTGGCCTCCATTAAGCTTTACTCAGCATtcactgaaatacattttgaaaaagctcTATAACAGGATTCTTAGCTGATTTAGAccatttaagaaataaaaaataaataaaaatatatccaCGCTTTTGGTTCTTTACAGAATCTTTTGACCGTTCAATAACTTTATTCGTAACCAAACATAACCTAATTATTAGTGCTACATAAAGTCCAtctaataaattatttatttatttaaaataaaaaaagaattgagtGGGAAAATTTAGGTTGTTCTCGATTTAATTGATgcaatacttattttataattgttttacaTAACCTTAGTAGTTTCAGCTTTTGTGCCCTCGTGAAACAAACTTGTTCTGACCTTGTCTCTCTTGCTGGATGATCACAGCAAAGTTGATCAGCTTTGTTTCAAACATAAACCAACCAGTCATGACTTTTAGGCACCTGTACGTCCAACTGCACAATGCACCAGTTTCAATACCCCAAAAGATTGACATGTTACAGATATCCATTTTCTAACCTGTATGGTAAAAGGAAGACcctgaaaacaaactgcatttgGAATTGTGCAGCTTTGCAAAAACCAGAGCATAAACAGATCCTAAGGACGCTCACAAAACACTAGTGATGAGTATCGAGGCCGGTGCACTTTAAGAAAAAGGCAGCAGCTGCATAGCAGATTGCGCATGCTGTTGCAATGTTTTCCAAAGGCTTTTGAAGATGGAACGATATGAACTAAATCTCTGAATATTCATGCACGCATTTGTTTATTCGTCTCATTACTGGGATTGAATTATTCAAAGTCCTTCAGCATCTTGTAGGACAtttcagagagggagaggtcaTTTGGTGCAAAACggcaaaataaaaactgtttctttCCAGGTAGGGACAAAAGTCTCAGCATGTGGAAACTTCTTTTGCTCTTAAATTAATCTTTTACGTCTTTGAGTTTTACTTTCATCACTTCACAAACAGTATCCTCTCTgacttcttcctctcctgcagaGTCAGATGGATCCATATCATGGTGACACACTAAACAGGTCAATCAAACAAGCAATTTATATAgctatcatttttgttttagatgTGACTGAAGTCATGAAGGAATGCTGTTGAGTTGTGTTAGTGACTGCAGGGCTGAAAGAAAATACATGCTCAAACAGCTTAGACCATGGTGGCTCACATGTACAGCCTCTTAGTTCACTCACTAAGAAACGTTGCCctgattgttttgtcaaataagCCATCAGTCTAATTGGCTGAACAGACTTTGCCATGAAGAGCGCAACTGAGGTTCAGatctccaaaaagaaaaaaaaaatattcaaaatgtattcaaaatgtatataatttTTTCCTTGATTTGAAAGAGAGTCTTGAATGCTCTCACACAAGTGTTTTCACTCAATTTGAATCTAACTCTGCACAGGTTGAAGCAAAGTGAAAAGGTTTGTGCTTATGACAATGATAGCATTAGTCCTGAGGTCTAAGAAACGTTGACTTTTCTTTCacatatatgtgttatatattgaTCCTTTTTGTGGATCGGAAGAGCCTCTTCAAGTGTTTGTCATGTCAGTGTGTGATAGTGATGATAATTCCATGTACTAATACACACTTAAAGGTGCCAGTTCTCCCACTATTCAAATTGCAACAAAGATGATTGATAGGAGATAAAGCCCCTTTCCCactggacaaaaaacaaacaaaaagaaaactggctTTTGTCTTTAGTGGGAAAGGTTACAATCAGCATTTATTCCAGGGACAAATGACTCTGCAGTAGTCACAAATATTTACCGGCTCCAGCTCTGATCGGCaatgatggaaacatgacacccGGGTGGAGGAGCTCATTTTTTGCACCTTTACTGGTGCTTTTCCAATGCGATGCTATGTGACGCGTGttgaagagaaaatgtttaattaatgtaCAAAACAAACGAGTGATATgttctcctcaaagccacaagactccagTCAGATAACAGCCATTTTACGTTGCTGATCTGATTTGTTTAAACTCGACAGAAACAATATAACACTCAGTTAGtgtttccactgttccaacaatcactaTGCTTTGGTCGAAATAAACCACAGTTATATGTGAAGAGAACCAGACATTATATGCATTCCTCAAAGctacaagactccattgacaaatcCAGAATTTTACCTTGTAAAAtaaacttcattcaaactcaaaagaAACAGTAAAATTCAACAAAACCGTCTTTGTAAGTCTTTTCGTTGTTTGAATTTTGATTAGAGATCTGAATGAGAGACCGACTAagtaacaataatattattaacaataaaacatttttacagtttactAACGCTTTTTTCAACGTTTTCATGGCGTTGAACGTGACACACTAAAAAAAAGACAGGCATACTCATCTTCTTCCAATGGGAAAGGAGTCTCTCACCTACTTTTAGTGGGTTCCCATGAATAAAAAACCTGTATATATGCACTCATTCTGGCTGGATAAGGGTGTCAGAGGCCACAGTGTGAAAATAATCCTGAGAAGAGGTGCAACCAggcagaaaaaagtaaaaaaatcatcTATAGGTTTGTAAGGACTTTATTGTTCATCAAAACACCGTTAGTCATCGTCATTCTCTAATGTGTATAAAGGcattttttacagcagacatttgGACTCGTCAATCCTCAAAAAGAACAAAGGTGTTTCATTAACATTAAAGGTGGCTGTTCTTTTTCGAGTGTTCTGGTAAACCATGACAGCCTGACGGTGATCCAGCCCGAACCAAACCAGGACACAGCTACAGCATAGCTTCGTTCAAATTTGAGTAGAAGAGGAATTGGTTGTTAAACGGGAAAGAAAACAATTGGGTTTGGCCATCTAGCCAATTTGTACgagagaaaaatggagaaagGTCTTTTTAtataagtttttatttttgttttggcaaGATTTGTTTCTTAATGTCAGCTAGTTTTGGTCATGTTTCATGCTGTGCAAAGGTGAAGACAAGCATTTGCAAGTTAAGGGAATATCCCAAAAAACGTAGACAGAATATGCAGCTGTGAGTCAGTCATGTGAGTGAAATGTTCACTAGGTCAGCATTTATTT
The Anoplopoma fimbria isolate UVic2021 breed Golden Eagle Sablefish chromosome 16, Afim_UVic_2022, whole genome shotgun sequence genome window above contains:
- the olig2 gene encoding LOW QUALITY PROTEIN: oligodendrocyte transcription factor 2 (The sequence of the model RefSeq protein was modified relative to this genomic sequence to represent the inferred CDS: inserted 2 bases in 1 codon), producing the protein MDSDTSRVSSRPSSPEVDDLFLATLKKSVHGFSGAVSSTQSEHLSALAGLHGLSEDDDDDSLSLRLSKKDRKLLSENELQTIRLKINSRERKRMHDLNVAMDGLREVMPYAHGPSVRKLSKIATLLLARNYILMLSNSLEEMKRLVSEIYGSGGHHGGFHPAACGALPGHPVGHPVGHPVGHPVVTPGGPPXGAVHHPLLPPAVSSASLSMPGLSSVSSVRPHHGLLKAAAAGAGPLGSSFQHWGVGSGMPCPCSMCQGPPPHAALPRLAGDSK